One stretch of Syntrophus gentianae DNA includes these proteins:
- a CDS encoding McrB family protein — MNSKPEGAGARACWFVGAAYGGTDDQTPRFLQEGIWENGCQDKYLDAVKSIQVGDRIAIKSSYTRKHDLPFDNRGQTVSVMAIKATGMVKENLGDGHILKVDWSPFDPPREWYFYTNRSTVWRVLPGDWATDALIGFTFEEKAQDINRFRNAPYWRERFGDSAVDKRRFKWTRFYEAVADKLLAFRNRRDELISGIHTIASKVDGLSNLQDQFSDGSSGPLKDICPFTAFGIFNRGITDANRKTIASELASLLGVSEPVPGSFEGIPILNNQGSWFFGFDNKRQSDDIDTLWEAFAQAIAFADSGDGEARSAFVSAYDNATQRYGVGWNLTMGLYWIRPWNFPTLDGQSQRYISKKLNIQIGMNGPKRRCNAGDYLAVLDTLEARFQEDAYPVHSFPELSLAAWRFKDSESITKEPDPEDDGADATPEAEVTAAPIEPYSVDNILTDGCFIAREKLEKILERLRTKKNLILQGPPGTGKTWLAKRLAFALMGQRDDSKVRAVQFHPNLSYEDFIRGWRPVGDGKLTLVDGPFVEMMKAAAKDPTSRHVIVIEEINRGNPAQIFGEMLTLLEVDKRTPNEALQLSYKQYDGERVFIPDNLYVIGTMNIADRSLALVDLALRRRFAFINLEPTLGKPWHDWVQSQCGIDSDILVEIEKRLIALNSEISADTGLGPQFRVGHSYVTPPFGEPIIDAREWFRQVVDTEIGPLLDEYWFDALEKSQKARERLLKGF; from the coding sequence ATGAATTCAAAACCTGAAGGTGCCGGTGCAAGAGCCTGCTGGTTTGTCGGAGCCGCATACGGAGGAACTGATGATCAGACCCCCCGTTTTCTGCAGGAAGGCATTTGGGAGAATGGGTGTCAGGACAAATACCTCGACGCGGTGAAGTCCATACAGGTTGGGGACCGCATTGCGATCAAGTCGTCCTATACGCGGAAGCACGATCTTCCCTTTGATAACCGAGGACAGACCGTTTCTGTCATGGCGATCAAAGCCACTGGAATGGTAAAAGAAAACCTCGGTGATGGTCATATCTTGAAGGTTGACTGGAGCCCCTTCGATCCGCCGCGTGAGTGGTACTTCTATACTAACCGAAGCACGGTCTGGCGCGTCTTGCCCGGTGACTGGGCCACAGACGCTTTGATCGGGTTCACATTCGAAGAGAAGGCGCAAGACATCAATCGGTTCCGCAATGCCCCTTACTGGCGTGAACGTTTCGGTGATAGCGCTGTCGACAAGCGCCGTTTCAAATGGACTCGCTTCTACGAGGCAGTGGCCGACAAACTCCTTGCCTTTCGGAACCGGCGAGATGAGCTGATTTCCGGAATCCATACCATCGCTTCCAAGGTGGATGGCCTCTCCAACCTGCAGGATCAATTCTCAGATGGTTCCTCTGGCCCCCTGAAGGATATCTGCCCATTTACGGCCTTTGGCATATTCAACCGGGGGATCACCGATGCAAATCGCAAAACTATTGCGAGCGAACTTGCCAGTCTACTTGGAGTGTCCGAGCCTGTTCCAGGCTCCTTTGAGGGGATTCCGATTCTCAATAATCAGGGATCATGGTTTTTTGGGTTCGACAACAAACGTCAATCAGATGACATTGACACCCTCTGGGAAGCCTTCGCGCAGGCAATTGCTTTTGCGGACTCGGGTGATGGGGAGGCTCGCTCGGCATTTGTTTCTGCTTATGACAACGCGACGCAGCGCTATGGTGTGGGGTGGAACCTTACCATGGGGCTATACTGGATTCGTCCTTGGAATTTCCCGACCCTTGATGGTCAGTCCCAGCGTTACATCAGCAAGAAGCTCAACATTCAGATTGGCATGAACGGCCCCAAGCGGCGCTGTAACGCCGGCGATTATCTGGCGGTTCTGGACACCCTAGAGGCTCGTTTCCAAGAGGATGCTTATCCAGTCCATTCATTTCCTGAGCTGTCCCTTGCTGCCTGGCGTTTCAAGGATAGTGAGTCGATTACGAAAGAACCAGATCCGGAGGATGATGGAGCGGATGCAACACCCGAGGCAGAGGTCACGGCTGCGCCCATCGAACCGTACTCCGTCGATAATATTCTCACTGACGGATGTTTTATAGCACGGGAAAAACTCGAAAAGATTCTCGAACGCCTTCGGACCAAAAAAAACCTGATCCTCCAGGGGCCGCCGGGAACTGGAAAGACCTGGCTGGCAAAGCGATTGGCTTTTGCTTTAATGGGGCAACGCGATGACAGCAAAGTCCGGGCAGTCCAGTTTCACCCGAACCTTTCTTACGAGGATTTTATACGGGGCTGGCGGCCGGTGGGCGACGGTAAGCTTACGCTGGTGGATGGCCCTTTTGTGGAGATGATGAAGGCAGCCGCGAAAGATCCCACGTCAAGGCACGTCATCGTCATCGAAGAGATCAATCGCGGCAATCCCGCACAGATTTTCGGCGAGATGCTGACGCTGCTCGAGGTGGACAAGCGAACGCCGAATGAAGCCTTGCAGCTTTCCTACAAACAGTATGATGGCGAGCGCGTTTTCATCCCGGACAACCTCTACGTCATCGGCACGATGAATATTGCCGACCGCTCCCTCGCTCTGGTGGATCTGGCGCTGCGCCGCCGTTTTGCCTTCATCAATCTGGAGCCCACGCTCGGCAAGCCCTGGCACGACTGGGTTCAATCCCAGTGTGGTATCGATTCAGATATCCTTGTCGAAATCGAGAAGCGTCTCATTGCTCTGAACAGCGAAATCTCAGCCGACACCGGTCTCGGACCTCAGTTCCGAGTGGGACACAGTTATGTTACACCGCCGTTCGGTGAACCCATCATTGATGCCCGGGAATGGTTCCGCCAGGTTGTTGATACCGAAATCGGGCCGCTGCTCGATGAATACTGGTTCGATGCGCTCGAGAAATCCCAGAAGGCACGAGAACGCCTGCTGAAAGGATTCTGA
- the mcrC gene encoding 5-methylcytosine-specific restriction endonuclease system specificity protein McrC has product MTLAAANLISDVHEGIGRIGRIPVRNLWLLMLYASELFRDLEKEKVAVEDNPDDIPDLVAEMLCRHVERRIQRNLSYGYQSREAVLGRVRGRIDLLNTERHRLLDRGKVACRFDELTIDTVRNRYVRAALEEISKIVVRDALAHQCRLLAASLRRMGVTGERPSRGSVSIDRFGRHDVDDQPMVAAAHLAFNLALPTEAAGTKHLSLPDREISWIRKLYEKGIAGFYYVVLSKRGWRVNSGKTIDWQIESKSLGIDKILPSMRTDIILDHSDTGRRIVIDTKFNSVVTRGWYREETLRSGYIYQIYAYLRSQEGNGDPLAENASGLLLHPSVGDMVNESVVIQNHEIRFATVDLGTTAKEIRKQLLQVLERYFSNNLCQWESKSLSVLGK; this is encoded by the coding sequence TTGACACTTGCCGCAGCCAACCTCATATCAGACGTTCATGAAGGGATTGGTCGTATCGGCCGTATCCCGGTGCGTAACCTCTGGCTGCTCATGCTGTATGCATCGGAACTGTTCAGGGATCTCGAAAAGGAAAAGGTTGCCGTAGAAGATAATCCTGATGATATCCCAGATCTGGTCGCAGAAATGCTTTGCCGTCACGTCGAGCGCCGCATTCAACGCAACTTGAGTTATGGTTACCAATCGCGTGAGGCAGTTCTCGGTCGTGTACGTGGACGCATCGACCTACTGAACACCGAAAGGCATCGATTACTGGATCGCGGGAAGGTTGCTTGTCGGTTCGATGAATTGACAATTGACACTGTCCGAAACCGCTATGTGCGGGCGGCCCTGGAGGAAATATCCAAAATAGTTGTCCGTGATGCACTGGCTCACCAATGCCGGTTGTTGGCGGCAAGCTTGAGGCGTATGGGCGTAACTGGGGAACGTCCGAGTCGTGGCTCGGTTTCAATCGACCGTTTTGGAAGGCATGATGTAGATGATCAACCAATGGTTGCTGCGGCTCATCTGGCCTTCAATCTTGCTCTGCCTACAGAGGCCGCAGGCACGAAGCATTTATCATTGCCGGATAGAGAAATCAGCTGGATTAGGAAGCTTTACGAGAAAGGTATCGCCGGATTCTATTATGTAGTGCTTTCCAAAAGAGGATGGCGCGTCAACTCGGGTAAAACGATTGACTGGCAGATTGAAAGCAAGAGTCTGGGCATAGACAAGATCCTCCCCTCCATGCGAACCGACATCATCCTCGACCACTCGGACACGGGACGCCGTATCGTCATCGACACGAAGTTCAACTCTGTGGTGACACGTGGCTGGTACCGGGAAGAAACACTGCGAAGCGGATATATCTATCAGATATACGCCTACTTGAGGTCTCAGGAAGGCAATGGTGATCCGCTTGCGGAAAACGCCTCGGGGCTGCTCCTTCACCCCTCTGTGGGCGATATGGTTAACGAGTCTGTTGTAATTCAGAACCATGAGATTCGATTTGCCACCGTTGATCTTGGCACGACGGCAAAAGAGATTCGGAAGCAACTTTTGCAGGTTCTTGAAAGATACTTTTCGAACAATCTATGTCAATGGGAAAGTAAAAGTTTATCAGTTCTGGGAAAATAA